Proteins co-encoded in one Arachis hypogaea cultivar Tifrunner chromosome 13, arahy.Tifrunner.gnm2.J5K5, whole genome shotgun sequence genomic window:
- the LOC112792355 gene encoding probable protein phosphatase 2C 39 isoform X7, whose product MQKSRLASHVDSVERERKHQDDLIEKKYGEDEDDGDVEDNTDEIKPEADEDANDDHREEAEYLLGDDGATAEQGLHEGLLIKDGDEDSKLSARHFSHGYHLTEGKLNHGMEDYIFAQHKKLNGYDLGLYAIFDGHSGHDVAKYLQSHLFENILNEPSFWKKPVHAVKKVCKATNVEILENIADLRGGSTAVAAILIDGVKLLVANVGDSRAISCKNGIAKPITADHEPEKEKDLVETRGGCVFTRPGSIPRVDGQLAMTRAFGDGKLKEHITAEPDVMIRKIDDDTDFIILASDGLWKVMTNQDACDCIKDDVDDAKKAAKKLVKEAKCLGSCDDISCIVVTF is encoded by the exons ATGCAG AAATCAAGGTTGGCAAGCCATGTTGACTCCGttgaaagagagagaaag CACCAAGATgacttaatagaaaaaaaatatggtGAGGATGAAGATGACGGTGATGTTGAAGACAATACTGATGAAATAAAACCAGAGGCAGATGAGGATGCAAATGATGATCATCGAGAGGAAGCAGAGTACTTACTAGGAGATGATGGCGCAACTGCAGAG CAGGGACTTCATGAAGGTCTACTCATAAAAGATGGAGATGAAGACAGCAAGCTTTCTGCTCGACATTTCAGCCATGGATATCACTTGACCGAAGGAAAGTTGAACCATGGAATGGAGGACTACATTTTTGCTCAACACAAGAAGCTCAATGGTTATGACTTGGGTTTGTATGCAATATTTGATGGTCATTCAGGTCATGATGTTGCCAAATACTTGCAAAGCCATCTATTTGAAAACATACTGAATGAG CCTAGTTTCTGGAAGAAACCAGTGCATGCTGTTAAGAAAGTGTGCAAGGCTACAAATGTTGAGATCTTAGAGAATATAGCTGATTTGCGGGGAGGATCGACAGCTGTTGCAGCAATACTAATTGATGGAGTGAAGCTGCTTGTAGCCAATGTTGGCGATTCTCGAGCGATATCATGCAAAAATGGTATTGCAAAACCAATAACTGCGGATCATGAACCAGAGAAGGAGAAAGATCTTGTTGAAACCAGAGGGGGCTGTGTGTTCACAAGACCAG GATCTATTCCAAGAGTGGACGGCCAATTAGCaatgacaagagcatttggagaTGGAAAACTGAAGGAGCACATTACTGCTGAGCCAGATGTGATGATTCGGAAGATTGATGATGACACTGACTTCATCATTTTGGCAAGTGATGGTTTGTGGAAG GTGATGACAAATCAGGATGCTTGTGACTGTATCAAAGATGATGTTGATGATGCTAAGAAAGCAGCTAAGAAGTTGGTTAAAGAAGCCAAGTGTCTAGGAAGCTGTGATGATATTTCATGCATAGTTGTTACGTTCTAG
- the LOC112792355 gene encoding probable protein phosphatase 2C 39 isoform X6 has protein sequence MQKRKSTLITEGNAAAFKKSRLASHVDSVERERKHQDDLIEKKYGEDEDDGDVEDNTDEIKPEADEDANDDHREEAEYLLGDDGATAEQGLHEGLLIKDGDEDSKLSARHFSHGYHLTEGKLNHGMEDYIFAQHKKLNGYDLGLYAIFDGHSGHDVAKYLQSHLFENILNEPSFWKKPVHAVKKVCKATNVEILENIADLRGGSTAVAAILIDGVKLLVANVGDSRAISCKNGIAKPITADHEPEKEKDLVETRGGCVFTRPGSIPRVDGQLAMTRAFGDGKLKEHITAEPDVMIRKIDDDTDFIILASDGLWKVMTNQDACDCIKDDVDDAKKAAKKLVKEAKCLGSCDDISCIVVTF, from the exons ATGCAG AAAAGAAAGTCTACATTGATAACGGAAGGGAATGCTGCTGCTTTCaag AAATCAAGGTTGGCAAGCCATGTTGACTCCGttgaaagagagagaaag CACCAAGATgacttaatagaaaaaaaatatggtGAGGATGAAGATGACGGTGATGTTGAAGACAATACTGATGAAATAAAACCAGAGGCAGATGAGGATGCAAATGATGATCATCGAGAGGAAGCAGAGTACTTACTAGGAGATGATGGCGCAACTGCAGAG CAGGGACTTCATGAAGGTCTACTCATAAAAGATGGAGATGAAGACAGCAAGCTTTCTGCTCGACATTTCAGCCATGGATATCACTTGACCGAAGGAAAGTTGAACCATGGAATGGAGGACTACATTTTTGCTCAACACAAGAAGCTCAATGGTTATGACTTGGGTTTGTATGCAATATTTGATGGTCATTCAGGTCATGATGTTGCCAAATACTTGCAAAGCCATCTATTTGAAAACATACTGAATGAG CCTAGTTTCTGGAAGAAACCAGTGCATGCTGTTAAGAAAGTGTGCAAGGCTACAAATGTTGAGATCTTAGAGAATATAGCTGATTTGCGGGGAGGATCGACAGCTGTTGCAGCAATACTAATTGATGGAGTGAAGCTGCTTGTAGCCAATGTTGGCGATTCTCGAGCGATATCATGCAAAAATGGTATTGCAAAACCAATAACTGCGGATCATGAACCAGAGAAGGAGAAAGATCTTGTTGAAACCAGAGGGGGCTGTGTGTTCACAAGACCAG GATCTATTCCAAGAGTGGACGGCCAATTAGCaatgacaagagcatttggagaTGGAAAACTGAAGGAGCACATTACTGCTGAGCCAGATGTGATGATTCGGAAGATTGATGATGACACTGACTTCATCATTTTGGCAAGTGATGGTTTGTGGAAG GTGATGACAAATCAGGATGCTTGTGACTGTATCAAAGATGATGTTGATGATGCTAAGAAAGCAGCTAAGAAGTTGGTTAAAGAAGCCAAGTGTCTAGGAAGCTGTGATGATATTTCATGCATAGTTGTTACGTTCTAG
- the LOC112792355 gene encoding probable protein phosphatase 2C 39 isoform X5, whose product MQSQSNLQKRKSTLITEGNAAAFKKSRLASHVDSVERERKHQDDLIEKKYGEDEDDGDVEDNTDEIKPEADEDANDDHREEAEYLLGDDGATAEQGLHEGLLIKDGDEDSKLSARHFSHGYHLTEGKLNHGMEDYIFAQHKKLNGYDLGLYAIFDGHSGHDVAKYLQSHLFENILNEPSFWKKPVHAVKKVCKATNVEILENIADLRGGSTAVAAILIDGVKLLVANVGDSRAISCKNGIAKPITADHEPEKEKDLVETRGGCVFTRPGSIPRVDGQLAMTRAFGDGKLKEHITAEPDVMIRKIDDDTDFIILASDGLWKVMTNQDACDCIKDDVDDAKKAAKKLVKEAKCLGSCDDISCIVVTF is encoded by the exons ATGCAG TCCCAATCTAACTTGCAGAAAAGAAAGTCTACATTGATAACGGAAGGGAATGCTGCTGCTTTCaag AAATCAAGGTTGGCAAGCCATGTTGACTCCGttgaaagagagagaaag CACCAAGATgacttaatagaaaaaaaatatggtGAGGATGAAGATGACGGTGATGTTGAAGACAATACTGATGAAATAAAACCAGAGGCAGATGAGGATGCAAATGATGATCATCGAGAGGAAGCAGAGTACTTACTAGGAGATGATGGCGCAACTGCAGAG CAGGGACTTCATGAAGGTCTACTCATAAAAGATGGAGATGAAGACAGCAAGCTTTCTGCTCGACATTTCAGCCATGGATATCACTTGACCGAAGGAAAGTTGAACCATGGAATGGAGGACTACATTTTTGCTCAACACAAGAAGCTCAATGGTTATGACTTGGGTTTGTATGCAATATTTGATGGTCATTCAGGTCATGATGTTGCCAAATACTTGCAAAGCCATCTATTTGAAAACATACTGAATGAG CCTAGTTTCTGGAAGAAACCAGTGCATGCTGTTAAGAAAGTGTGCAAGGCTACAAATGTTGAGATCTTAGAGAATATAGCTGATTTGCGGGGAGGATCGACAGCTGTTGCAGCAATACTAATTGATGGAGTGAAGCTGCTTGTAGCCAATGTTGGCGATTCTCGAGCGATATCATGCAAAAATGGTATTGCAAAACCAATAACTGCGGATCATGAACCAGAGAAGGAGAAAGATCTTGTTGAAACCAGAGGGGGCTGTGTGTTCACAAGACCAG GATCTATTCCAAGAGTGGACGGCCAATTAGCaatgacaagagcatttggagaTGGAAAACTGAAGGAGCACATTACTGCTGAGCCAGATGTGATGATTCGGAAGATTGATGATGACACTGACTTCATCATTTTGGCAAGTGATGGTTTGTGGAAG GTGATGACAAATCAGGATGCTTGTGACTGTATCAAAGATGATGTTGATGATGCTAAGAAAGCAGCTAAGAAGTTGGTTAAAGAAGCCAAGTGTCTAGGAAGCTGTGATGATATTTCATGCATAGTTGTTACGTTCTAG